Below is a window of Candidatus Acidiferrales bacterium DNA.
ACCTCCGCCCGCAAGGAAATTCTTCGTCGCAGCCGTGTCGACGCGACACACCATCTTGTCGGCGGCCTGAGAAAGCTGCAGCGCAAGCCGCGCGTCCTCGTTTCCGCGTCCGCGGTCGGCTTTTACGGCGACCGCGGCGACGAAACTCTCACCGAATCTTCCGGACCGGGCAATGACTTCCTCGCTCAGATTTGCCGCGGCTGGGAATCTGAAGTCGCGCAAGCAGAAGAGTCGGGTATTCGCACAGTTTCACTCCGTTTCGGTGTGATCTTGGCCGAAAAAGGCGGCGCGCTTAAGCGCATGCTTCCTCCGTTTCGTCTTGGCGTCGGTGGACGCCTGGGCAACGGCCGCCAGTGGATGAGCTGGCTCACGCTTGACGAAGCCGTCTCCATCATTCGCTATTCCATCGATAAGGATTCTCTGCATGGCCCGGTGAACGCCGTTTCCCCCAATCCAGTCACGAATTCTCGTTTCACTAGCACACTGGCCAGTGCATTGCGCCGCCCAGCTATCTTTCCTGCGCCGCGCGCGATTCTTCGCTTGGCGCTCGGCGAAATGGCTGATGCCCTGCTCTTTTCCAGCCAGCGCGTCATTCCCCAGAATCTGCGATCCAGCGGCTATCAATTTCGCCATTCGGATTTGAGAGAAGCACTTCGATCCCTGTTTCACTAGATTTTTTCGCGCGCCGGATGACTCGCTGTTTTTTAATTGTTCCCGTTGACATCGTCGCGCATTTTGTTAGCCTTTAACCAGCCCGGCGAGATGAATTTCACTTGGCTCATGGCGTCTCGGAGTAGGCGGAATGCGTAAGCCGGCAAGTTCTTCTGCTGATGTTTTGAAGGTCGTTCGCCAAGCTCTCTCCATCGGAATCGCCGCCCTCGTTGCTGTTCCTCTTTGGGGAAGTCCCGCCGTCATCGGAACAGTTACAAATAGCCAATCTGCATCGGTTCGCGGCATTTCGCTCGTTGAAGGCACGAACATCTACGACGGCGACATCGTTCAAACCAGCGAAAAAGGCGATGCTTGGTTGGCTTTGTCGGGTGGCGCGGGTATTCTTCTCGGGCAAGACACGCAAGTTCAGCTTAGTGAAGACCGCATTTCGACTCCGAATACCCCAGATGCTCCCATCGATTTCGATGTGTCCCAAGGCACCGTCAAATTCCGCAGTACGGCGCAAACGATGGTTGAAGGTTTACTCTACGATGCCACGATTCGCCCGGCGAATTCGCCCGAGGCTTCCGGATACGTTTATTTTACGTCGCCAACTTCAGCGATCATTGGCTCCGAAAAGGGTGATCTCCTCGTCACCACCGAACACGACGGCGCGACGCGCCTGATCCCTTCGGGCTCCGCAATCGCCGTGGACATGATTCCTTCCGAGCAGAATCAGGACCAGAATCCCAATCAGAATCGTTCTGCGAGGCGCCGCAAGGGTTTAATCGTTATCTTTGCCGCCGCTAGCATTGGTGCGATAACCATCGTGGCAATCATCCTAAATCACCACGAACGCCATCACGTAAGCCCGTCGAGCTTTCCGGGCCCGTAATTGGTAACTGTTCGAAAAGAGCTTTGCCGAAATAAAAAAAGGCGCTTCTTTATTGGAAGCGCCTTTTCTTGTCGCAGAGAGTTTTCTTCCGAACCGTTATTTCACAACGTGTAGTGTCACCATAACTTTCAGCACATGGCCATTGAACGGATCCGTGGCCGAGGTCCCCTCTGCCGTTTCGCCATCGTGTAATTTCAGACTGAAATGCGCATTAAAATTGCGTATCACCGGATATCCACCCACGGCCTGAAGGATTTGATCGGTCTTGCCTTGGGTGTTGTCCGTGGCATAAACGGACGACCGATCGATGTTCACCAGCAAATCGTATGAATCGTCCGCGAGAATCAATGGCGTGCAGTCGATGCCTGTTCCGACATCCTGGTAGGAAATATCATTGCCCCGGGAAATCGGAACTCGGACCCCCATCCTCAGCTGCCCCATCTGGCGGCCTCTTCCTGCCGGTAGCGCCTCGACATACATCGTGTAAGGCATGCTGCTGATTTTCTGCTCGCCATTATATTCCGTGAGCAGAAAGTCGACTCGCAGATGCTTCGCAACCTCCTCGCTTGAACTCTTCGCTTGATCCTGTGCTCGCACCGCTGCTGGTATCATCGCCAGGCACATCAGGAATCCGAATATTCGCCTTCCAAGCTTCATCGTTCGCTCCTTTTGGGGTTTCCGCGTCTATCGATTGTCGCCATCCACAAACTTGGGATTCGCATCATTCACGCCGCCTCCGGCCGTTGCGCCGCCTTCCTTGGTCGCATCGAGCGGCGCGATCTCAAGCGGCTTGATCTCCAAAGGCTGATCGGATTGCGTTCGCTTCAGTCCTGCGACAATCGTCGCTCCATTCGCTCCTTGCGCGCTTTTCAACATCGCCGCCAGCTTCATCACCAACTGCATCTCTCCTAATGGCACGAGCACTTCCGGCTCGCGTTTTCCATTCTGCGTCCTGCGCACTGCAATTCGCCGGCCGCCGGCAATCACCGCCTCTGTTCGTGCGCCGGGGATTTTCGATGTTTCGCTGGATTGAATCGCCGCCGGAACCGACGGCCACCTCGCCGGCTCATTCTTTGCTGCGACCCGTACTCTTTCTCCTGCGGCAGGAAAAGTTCGTTCTTGTCTTCGCATTGCCCACGTCACCGCTGCTAAGACCATCGCCGCGCATGCCGCGATTGCAAGCCATCGCGGCGCCATCGCACTTTTCGCCGTCCCTTCTTCCGCTATCCTTTGCCACACGACGCGAAGCAAATCCGCCGATGGTTCACCCGCCACTTCACTCGCCACGCCCTTGTCAATTTCTCCCAACAGCATCTTCGCGCGCCGCAATTCCTCGCTGCATGTTGGGCATTTCTGAACGTGCATCTCAAAATCCGTGCGCTGCCTCGCTGCCATTCCATCCGTCGCCGCTTCGATCATCACAGCTCGATACTTTTCACAGTCCGCGACCACGCCTCTCAACGCATTGTTTACCTGCCGCCTCATCGCAAGCTCTCCGCCAGCCTTTTCCGCGCCAGCCGCATCCGCGATTTCACCGTGCCCTCTGGCAAACCGAGCAGCTTCGCAATTTCTGGCGTGTCGTAGCCCATAATTCCCGTCATCACCATCACGATCCGCAATTTTTCAGGCAACGCATCCATTTCCTGTCTCAGCCGTCCCTGAAATTCTCTCGACGCTGCAATCTCTTCTGCGCTTTGCTTCGCATGAGCCATTTCGCGCGTGTCATTCATCGCCGCATCTTGTTCGTAATTTGTCCTTCGCCGCCCGGCGCGCACGTGGTTCAAAGCTGTGCGCCACGCGATTCGCACGAGCCAGCTTCGGAATTTATCCCGGTCGCGCAACCTGTGAAATTTACGGTAGGCACGCAGCAAAGCCTCCTGCGCCACATCCTCCGCTTCCGCACGATTCCGCAGCACCCCCAGCGCCACGCGAAACGCTAGCGTCCCACACTCCTCCAGACGCGCCTGAAATTCGCGCTCGAGCGAATCGTCCTGGCTCACTAATATCTCGCCGCACCCCGCCGTCAATGCATCCATTGCCTTCCCGCTATACAAGACGCCGCTCGCCTCGTTTCCGATCACCCATGTTGCACACGTTCTCCACAACATTCGACTCGCCAGTGGCTTTATTTACTCCCAAGAGGGATAAACTCCCATTTTGTAG
It encodes the following:
- a CDS encoding TIGR01777 family oxidoreductase; the encoded protein is MKIIISGSSGLIGSTLVDALRSDNHQIARLVRSGSPSQPGPASESIRWEPPAGSIDLAAMEGADAIVHLAGASIGDGRWTSARKEILRRSRVDATHHLVGGLRKLQRKPRVLVSASAVGFYGDRGDETLTESSGPGNDFLAQICRGWESEVAQAEESGIRTVSLRFGVILAEKGGALKRMLPPFRLGVGGRLGNGRQWMSWLTLDEAVSIIRYSIDKDSLHGPVNAVSPNPVTNSRFTSTLASALRRPAIFPAPRAILRLALGEMADALLFSSQRVIPQNLRSSGYQFRHSDLREALRSLFH
- a CDS encoding sigma-70 family RNA polymerase sigma factor; amino-acid sequence: MDALTAGCGEILVSQDDSLEREFQARLEECGTLAFRVALGVLRNRAEAEDVAQEALLRAYRKFHRLRDRDKFRSWLVRIAWRTALNHVRAGRRRTNYEQDAAMNDTREMAHAKQSAEEIAASREFQGRLRQEMDALPEKLRIVMVMTGIMGYDTPEIAKLLGLPEGTVKSRMRLARKRLAESLR